Proteins from one Gibbsiella quercinecans genomic window:
- the topA gene encoding type I DNA topoisomerase, with the protein MGKALVIVESPAKAKTINKYLGNDYVVKSSVGHIRDLPTSGSASKKSADSTEEKAKKKVKKDEKTALVNRMGVDPYHGWKAQYEILPGKEKVVAELKSLAENADHIYLATDLDREGEAIAWHLREVIGGDDKRFSRVVFNEITKNAIQQAFSQPGELNIDRVNAQQARRFMDRVVGYMVSPLLWKKIARGLSAGRVQSVAVRLVVERERDIKAFVPEEYWELHADLLAKGETALQMAVTHAHDKPFKPVNREQTHAALKQLENARYTVQDREDKPTSSKPGAPFITSTLQQAASTRLGFGVKKTMMMAQRLYEAGHITYMRTDSTNLSQDALNMVRGYIGDNFGAKYLPKAANHYSSKENSQEAHEAIRPSDVNVVAEQLKDMEADAQKLYQLIWRQFVACQMTPAQYDSTTLIVNAGDYQLRAKGRTLRFDGWTRVMPALRKGDEDRTLPLVEVGSELDLQKLIPSQHFTKPPARYSEASLVKELEKRGIGRPSTYASIISTIQDRGYVRVESRRFYAEKMGEIVTDRLEENFRELMNYDFTARMEDGLDQVANNHAQWKAVLDEFFAEFSEQLEVAEKDPEEGGMRPNQMVLTSIDCPTCGRKMGIRTASTGVFLGCSGYALPPKERCKTTINLVPETEVLNVLEGDDAETNALRARRRCPKCGTAMDSYLIDNQRKLHVCGNNPACDGYEIEQGEFRLKGYDGPVVECDKCGAEMHLKMGRFGKYMGCTNENCKNTRKILRNGEVAPPKEDPVPLPELPCEKSDAYFVLRDGAAGVFLAANTFPKSRETRAPLVEELQRFKDRLPEKLRYLAEAPAVDPEGNKTLVRFSRKTKQQYVSSEKDGKATGWSAFYVDGKWAEAKK; encoded by the coding sequence ATGGGTAAAGCTCTCGTAATAGTTGAGTCCCCGGCAAAAGCCAAAACTATTAATAAATACTTGGGGAATGACTACGTGGTGAAGTCCAGCGTGGGTCATATCCGTGATTTGCCGACCAGTGGCTCAGCCAGCAAAAAGAGCGCTGACTCGACCGAAGAAAAAGCCAAGAAGAAAGTTAAAAAAGATGAAAAGACGGCCCTGGTTAACCGAATGGGCGTCGATCCTTATCACGGTTGGAAAGCGCAATATGAAATCTTGCCGGGTAAAGAAAAAGTTGTCGCCGAGTTAAAATCATTAGCGGAAAATGCTGACCATATTTATCTCGCAACCGACTTGGACCGCGAAGGGGAAGCCATTGCCTGGCACCTGCGGGAAGTTATTGGTGGTGACGACAAACGCTTTAGCCGTGTGGTATTTAACGAAATTACCAAAAATGCTATCCAGCAGGCGTTCAGCCAGCCGGGCGAACTGAATATCGATCGTGTTAACGCACAGCAGGCGCGCCGCTTTATGGACCGCGTGGTGGGCTATATGGTCTCCCCGCTGCTGTGGAAAAAAATCGCCCGCGGCCTCTCCGCCGGGCGCGTGCAATCGGTGGCCGTGCGCTTGGTGGTTGAGCGTGAACGCGATATTAAAGCCTTCGTGCCAGAAGAATATTGGGAACTGCATGCCGATCTGCTGGCGAAGGGCGAAACCGCGCTGCAGATGGCGGTAACCCATGCTCACGACAAGCCGTTCAAACCGGTAAACCGTGAGCAGACGCACGCTGCGTTAAAACAGTTGGAAAATGCGCGTTACACGGTGCAGGATCGGGAAGACAAACCCACCAGCAGCAAGCCGGGCGCGCCGTTTATCACGTCCACGCTGCAGCAGGCCGCCAGCACCCGCCTGGGCTTTGGCGTGAAAAAAACCATGATGATGGCCCAACGCCTGTATGAAGCCGGCCATATCACCTATATGCGTACCGACTCCACCAACCTGAGCCAGGATGCGCTCAACATGGTGCGTGGCTACATCGGCGATAATTTCGGCGCCAAATACTTGCCGAAAGCCGCCAACCACTACAGCAGCAAAGAGAATTCGCAGGAAGCGCACGAAGCGATTCGTCCCTCCGACGTCAACGTGGTGGCGGAGCAATTGAAGGATATGGAAGCCGACGCGCAGAAACTGTATCAGCTGATTTGGCGCCAGTTCGTGGCCTGCCAGATGACGCCGGCGCAGTATGATTCCACAACGCTTATCGTCAACGCTGGCGATTACCAACTGCGTGCCAAGGGCCGTACCCTGCGCTTCGACGGCTGGACCAGAGTCATGCCGGCGCTGCGCAAAGGTGATGAAGACCGCACTCTGCCGCTGGTGGAAGTGGGCAGCGAACTGGATCTGCAAAAACTGATCCCAAGCCAGCACTTTACCAAGCCACCGGCGCGCTACAGTGAAGCTTCGTTGGTCAAAGAGCTGGAAAAACGTGGGATTGGGCGTCCATCTACCTATGCCTCTATCATTTCCACGATTCAGGATCGTGGCTATGTGCGGGTAGAAAGCCGCCGTTTCTATGCAGAAAAAATGGGTGAGATCGTCACGGATCGGCTGGAAGAAAACTTTCGCGAGCTGATGAACTATGACTTCACCGCCCGTATGGAAGACGGCCTGGATCAGGTGGCGAATAATCACGCCCAGTGGAAAGCCGTGCTGGACGAGTTCTTTGCCGAGTTCAGCGAACAGTTGGAAGTGGCGGAAAAAGATCCGGAAGAGGGCGGTATGCGCCCGAACCAGATGGTGTTGACCAGCATCGATTGCCCAACCTGCGGCCGCAAAATGGGCATTCGCACTGCCAGCACCGGCGTTTTCCTCGGCTGCTCCGGCTATGCGTTGCCGCCGAAAGAGCGTTGTAAAACCACCATTAACCTGGTGCCGGAAACCGAAGTGCTGAACGTGCTTGAAGGCGATGATGCGGAAACCAACGCCCTGCGCGCCCGCCGCCGCTGCCCGAAATGCGGCACCGCGATGGATAGCTACCTGATCGACAACCAGCGCAAGCTGCACGTATGCGGCAACAACCCGGCCTGTGACGGTTACGAGATCGAACAGGGCGAGTTCCGGCTGAAAGGCTACGATGGCCCGGTGGTTGAGTGCGACAAGTGCGGCGCTGAAATGCACCTGAAGATGGGGCGTTTTGGCAAGTACATGGGCTGCACCAACGAAAACTGCAAGAACACCCGTAAAATCCTGCGCAACGGTGAAGTGGCGCCGCCGAAGGAAGATCCGGTGCCGTTGCCGGAGTTGCCGTGTGAGAAGTCCGACGCGTATTTTGTGTTGCGCGACGGCGCCGCCGGCGTGTTCCTGGCCGCCAATACCTTCCCGAAATCGCGCGAAACCCGTGCGCCGTTAGTGGAAGAGTTGCAGCGGTTCAAAGATCGCTTGCCGGAGAAATTGCGCTATTTGGCGGAAGCGCCGGCGGTCGATCCGGAAGGCAACAAAACGTTGGTGCGCTTTAGCCGCAAAACCAAGCAGCAGTATGTGTCCTCGGAAAAAGACGGCAAAGCCACTGGCTGGTCTGCCTTCTACGTGGATGGCAAATGGGCGGAAGCGAAGAAATAG
- a CDS encoding YciN family protein yields the protein MRTNTSPINRESLLAEANNIIRGHEDYLHGMVATEVEQKGHVLVFRGEFFLDPDGLPTAKTTAVFNMFKHLSHKLSEKYHLID from the coding sequence ATGCGCACGAATACCTCCCCGATCAACCGGGAAAGCCTTTTGGCTGAAGCAAATAACATCATCCGCGGGCACGAAGATTATCTTCACGGCATGGTAGCCACTGAGGTTGAACAAAAAGGCCACGTTTTAGTTTTCCGTGGGGAATTCTTTTTGGATCCGGACGGATTGCCAACGGCAAAAACAACGGCGGTGTTTAATATGTTTAAGCACCTCTCGCACAAACTGTCAGAAAAATATCATCTGATTGATTAG
- the sohB gene encoding protease SohB, with product MEFISEYGLFLAKVATVVIAIAALVALVVNLGQRKGHRKGELQLTDLGEQYRDMQRDMRLARMDAAEQKAWSKQFKKQTKADEKLKKQRVKSGSAAVVKPCLFVMDFKGSMDAHEVTSLREEISAVLAVATPQDEVLLRLESPGGVVHGYGLAASQLERLRKGGIRLTVAVDKVAASGGYMMACVADRIVAAPFAIIGSIGVVAQIPNFHRLLKKNDVDVELHTAGQFKRTLTLFGENTEQGREKFREELNETHELFKQFVHQQRPSLDIDNVATGEHWFGIQAREKGLIDAVGTSDDLLIAEMENHEVIGVRYTRRKRLMDRFTGSAAESADRLLLRWWQRGEKPLL from the coding sequence GTGGAGTTTATATCTGAGTATGGCCTGTTTCTGGCCAAAGTGGCCACGGTGGTGATTGCAATCGCCGCACTGGTAGCGCTGGTGGTCAATCTTGGCCAGCGCAAAGGGCATCGCAAAGGGGAGTTGCAACTGACCGATCTGGGTGAACAGTACCGCGATATGCAGCGGGATATGCGCCTGGCGCGTATGGATGCCGCTGAGCAAAAGGCCTGGAGCAAGCAGTTTAAAAAACAGACCAAAGCGGATGAAAAGCTGAAGAAACAGCGGGTCAAATCCGGTTCTGCGGCAGTGGTTAAACCCTGCCTGTTCGTGATGGATTTTAAAGGCAGCATGGATGCCCATGAAGTGACCTCGCTGCGTGAAGAGATTTCCGCCGTGCTGGCGGTGGCGACCCCGCAGGATGAAGTGCTGCTGCGCCTAGAGAGCCCCGGCGGGGTGGTGCATGGCTACGGTTTGGCGGCTTCGCAACTGGAGCGGCTGCGCAAAGGCGGCATTCGCCTGACGGTGGCAGTGGACAAAGTGGCGGCCAGCGGCGGCTATATGATGGCCTGCGTGGCGGATCGCATCGTTGCCGCGCCGTTTGCCATTATCGGTTCGATCGGCGTCGTGGCGCAGATCCCCAACTTCCATCGCCTGTTGAAGAAAAACGACGTTGACGTCGAGCTGCATACTGCCGGCCAGTTCAAACGCACGCTGACACTCTTTGGTGAAAACACCGAGCAGGGGCGTGAGAAGTTCCGCGAAGAGCTGAACGAAACCCACGAACTGTTCAAGCAGTTTGTGCACCAACAGCGCCCATCGCTGGATATCGACAACGTGGCGACCGGTGAGCACTGGTTTGGCATTCAGGCGCGGGAGAAAGGGCTGATCGACGCCGTTGGCACCAGTGACGATCTGCTGATCGCCGAAATGGAAAACCATGAAGTGATTGGGGTGCGTTATACCCGCCGTAAACGCCTGATGGATCGCTTCACCGGCAGCGCGGCAGAAAGCGCCGATCGCCTGCTGTTGCGCTGGTGGCAGCGCGGTGAAAAGCCGTTACTCTAA
- a CDS encoding YciK family oxidoreductase produces MHYQPKQDLLDQRIILVTGAGDGIGREAALTYARFGARLVLLGRTASKLLAVQQQIAELGGLPALTITLDLLRATPEQCQQIAGDLATQVPRLDGVLNNAGLLGDIVPMAETDIATWTEVMQVNVNATFMLTQALLPLLLKSHSASLVFTSSSVGRVGRANWGAYAVSKFATEGMMQVLADEYKGSHLRVNCVNPGGTRTQMRAAAFPQEDSNKLKTPADIMPLYLYLMGDDSRRKTGMSFDAQPKRKPGPAE; encoded by the coding sequence GTGCATTACCAACCCAAACAAGATCTGCTCGATCAACGTATTATTTTAGTCACCGGCGCGGGCGACGGCATTGGCCGCGAAGCGGCGCTGACCTATGCCCGGTTCGGCGCCCGCTTGGTGCTGTTGGGCCGAACCGCAAGCAAACTGCTGGCGGTGCAACAGCAAATCGCCGAGTTAGGCGGCCTACCGGCCTTAACCATCACGTTAGATCTGCTACGCGCCACCCCGGAACAATGCCAACAAATCGCCGGCGATCTGGCCACACAGGTGCCGCGCCTGGATGGCGTATTGAACAATGCCGGGCTGCTGGGCGATATCGTGCCGATGGCCGAAACCGACATTGCCACGTGGACGGAAGTGATGCAGGTCAACGTGAACGCCACCTTTATGCTCACGCAGGCGCTGCTGCCGCTGTTGCTCAAATCCCACAGTGCATCGCTGGTGTTTACCAGCTCCAGCGTCGGCCGCGTAGGCCGCGCCAACTGGGGGGCCTATGCGGTGTCCAAGTTCGCCACCGAGGGCATGATGCAGGTACTGGCGGACGAGTACAAAGGCAGTCATCTGCGGGTTAACTGCGTCAACCCGGGCGGCACCCGCACCCAAATGCGCGCTGCCGCCTTCCCCCAGGAAGACAGCAACAAATTGAAAACGCCGGCGGACATCATGCCGCTGTATCTCTACCTGATGGGCGACGACAGCCGCCGCAAGACCGGTATGAGCTTTGATGCCCAACCCAAACGCAAGCCCGGCCCGGCTGAATAG
- the cobO gene encoding cob(I)yrinic acid a,c-diamide adenosyltransferase, translating to MNEERHQQRQQRLKEQVDARIANAQQERGLVLVFTGNGKGKTTAAFGTLTRAVGHGLKAGVIQFIKGEWPNGEKNLLQQHNVEFQVMASGFTWETQDKTADTEACLAVWEHGKRMLADSSLDVVLLDEVTYMVSYGYLPLEALLSALKRRPAHQTAIITGRGCHRELLALADTVTEMRPVKHAFDAGIKAQKGIDW from the coding sequence ATGAACGAAGAGCGCCACCAACAACGCCAGCAGCGCCTGAAAGAACAGGTTGATGCCCGCATCGCCAACGCACAGCAAGAGCGCGGCCTGGTGTTGGTGTTTACCGGCAACGGCAAGGGAAAAACCACGGCGGCGTTCGGTACCCTTACCCGCGCCGTCGGCCACGGCCTGAAGGCCGGCGTGATCCAATTCATCAAGGGTGAATGGCCCAACGGCGAAAAGAACCTGTTGCAGCAACACAATGTGGAGTTTCAGGTGATGGCCAGCGGCTTTACCTGGGAAACCCAGGACAAAACGGCCGACACCGAAGCCTGCCTGGCGGTATGGGAACACGGCAAGCGCATGCTGGCCGACAGCAGCCTGGACGTGGTGCTGCTGGACGAAGTGACCTACATGGTCAGTTACGGTTATCTGCCGCTGGAGGCGCTATTATCGGCGCTGAAGCGGCGCCCGGCGCACCAAACGGCGATCATCACCGGGCGCGGCTGCCACCGCGAGCTGCTGGCACTGGCCGATACGGTGACGGAAATGCGACCGGTGAAACACGCATTTGACGCCGGCATCAAAGCGCAGAAAGGGATCGATTGGTAG
- the rluB gene encoding 23S rRNA pseudouridine(2605) synthase RluB has translation MSEKLQKVLARAGHGSRREIEAMIQAGRVSVDGKVATLGDRVEVTPAMKIRMDGHIVSIKESAEAVCRVLAYYKPEGELCTRSDPEGRPTVFDRLPKLRGSRWVAVGRLDVNTSGLLLFTTDGELANRLMHPSREVEREYAVRVFGQVDDEKMKLLSRGVQLEDGPAAFRTISFQGGEGLNQWYNVTLTEGRNREVRRLWEAVGVQVSRLIRVRYGDIDLPKGLPRGGWAELDLPAINYLRELVELKPETVSKLPVERERRRVKANQIRRAVKRHSQVAGGRRSAPGSKPAKPAAKRG, from the coding sequence ATGAGCGAAAAGTTACAGAAAGTTTTAGCGCGTGCCGGGCATGGCTCGCGCCGTGAAATCGAAGCGATGATCCAGGCAGGCCGCGTCAGTGTTGATGGCAAAGTGGCCACGCTGGGCGATCGCGTTGAAGTGACGCCGGCGATGAAAATCCGCATGGACGGCCACATCGTCTCGATCAAAGAATCGGCAGAAGCGGTGTGCCGGGTGCTGGCCTACTACAAGCCGGAAGGCGAGCTGTGCACGCGCAGCGATCCGGAAGGGCGGCCAACGGTGTTCGATCGTTTGCCGAAGCTGCGCGGCTCCCGCTGGGTTGCGGTAGGGCGCCTGGACGTGAATACCTCCGGCCTGCTGCTGTTCACCACCGACGGTGAATTAGCCAACCGCCTGATGCACCCAAGCCGTGAAGTCGAGCGTGAATACGCGGTGCGCGTATTCGGCCAGGTTGATGATGAAAAAATGAAACTGTTAAGCCGAGGCGTGCAGTTGGAAGACGGTCCGGCGGCATTTCGCACCATCAGCTTCCAGGGTGGCGAAGGCCTGAACCAATGGTACAACGTTACTCTGACCGAAGGGCGCAACCGTGAAGTTCGCCGCCTGTGGGAAGCGGTCGGCGTCCAGGTCAGCCGCTTGATTCGCGTGCGCTATGGCGATATCGATCTGCCTAAAGGGCTACCGCGCGGTGGTTGGGCCGAACTGGATCTGCCGGCGATCAACTATCTGCGTGAGCTGGTGGAGCTGAAACCGGAAACGGTCAGCAAATTGCCGGTGGAGCGTGAGCGCCGCCGCGTGAAGGCGAACCAAATCCGCCGCGCGGTAAAACGCCACAGCCAGGTTGCTGGCGGCCGCCGCAGCGCACCAGGCAGCAAACCCGCCAAACCCGCCGCCAAGCGCGGCTGA
- a CDS encoding Rap1a/Tai family immunity protein, which yields MINKTLLMLMILLVPALAHAGFYSGSTLLAQTQDYTKHKAGAVTASEALNSGLFMGYVAGVFDSYAMQGNRNICPGSGISVGMAADAVMKYLDDHPEQLHYSAPSVVMLALTTAFPCERH from the coding sequence ATGATCAACAAAACACTTCTGATGCTGATGATCTTACTGGTGCCGGCGTTGGCACATGCCGGTTTCTATTCCGGCAGCACATTGTTGGCGCAAACGCAGGATTACACCAAACATAAGGCCGGGGCGGTGACCGCCAGCGAAGCCCTTAACAGCGGGCTGTTTATGGGCTACGTGGCCGGCGTGTTCGACAGTTATGCGATGCAGGGCAACCGCAATATTTGCCCCGGTTCCGGTATCAGCGTAGGCATGGCTGCCGATGCCGTCATGAAGTACCTTGATGATCACCCCGAACAACTGCACTACTCCGCGCCTTCTGTGGTGATGCTGGCGCTGACCACGGCGTTCCCTTGTGAACGGCACTAA
- a CDS encoding L-threonylcarbamoyladenylate synthase, giving the protein MGQLFYIHPDNPQARLINQAVDVLRKGGVIVYPTDSGYALGCMLGEKNAMERICHIRQLGSNHNFTLMCRDLSELSTYAYVDNSAFRLIKNNTPGNYTFILKATKEVPRRLMNEKRKTIGLRVPSNPIALALLELLNEPMMSTTLMLPGNDFAESDPEEINDRLGKQVDLVVHGGFLGQQPTTVIDLTESSPVIVREGAGDVAPFR; this is encoded by the coding sequence ATGGGCCAGCTTTTTTATATACACCCGGACAACCCCCAGGCACGCCTGATCAACCAGGCGGTTGATGTGCTGCGCAAAGGCGGGGTGATTGTCTATCCAACGGATTCCGGCTATGCGCTGGGCTGTATGCTGGGCGAGAAGAACGCCATGGAGCGTATCTGCCACATTCGCCAGTTGGGCAGCAACCATAATTTCACGCTGATGTGCCGCGATCTGTCGGAGCTTTCCACCTATGCTTACGTGGATAACAGCGCGTTTCGCCTGATCAAAAACAACACGCCGGGCAACTACACCTTTATTCTCAAGGCCACCAAGGAAGTGCCGCGTCGGCTAATGAATGAAAAGCGTAAGACGATCGGCCTGCGCGTGCCGTCCAATCCGATCGCGCTGGCACTGTTGGAATTGCTGAATGAGCCGATGATGTCGACCACACTGATGCTGCCGGGCAATGATTTTGCCGAATCCGATCCCGAAGAGATCAACGATCGCTTGGGCAAACAGGTGGATCTGGTGGTTCACGGCGGTTTCCTCGGCCAGCAACCAACTACGGTTATCGATTTGACCGAGTCTTCGCCGGTTATCGTGCGTGAGGGCGCCGGCGACGTTGCGCCGTTTCGCTGA
- the rnm gene encoding RNase RNM: MTHTPLPSSAFTLYDLHSHTTASDGYLSPTQLVLRAVEMRVGVLAITDHDTTDGLAEAAAAIAHHRLSLQLINGVEISTQWENHEIHIVGLGMDIQHPALLQLLAEQAERRRQRAQAIGERLAKARIPGAYEGAQTLAGSGAVTRGHFARYLVQFGVADNLAQVFKKYLAKGKTGYVPPQWCTIEQAIDVIHQSGGQAVMAHPGRYDLSAKWLKRLLAYFAMQGGDAMEVAQCQQAPHERSQLAAYARDYQLLASQGSDFHQPCAWIELGRKLWLPGGVEPVWRDWSAPGANNTEQI; encoded by the coding sequence TTGACACACACGCCGTTACCTTCTTCAGCATTCACCCTGTACGATCTCCACAGCCACACCACCGCGTCTGACGGCTATCTTTCGCCAACGCAACTGGTGCTGCGGGCGGTGGAAATGCGCGTCGGCGTGTTGGCGATTACCGACCATGACACTACCGACGGCCTGGCAGAAGCTGCTGCCGCCATCGCTCACCACCGGCTATCACTGCAACTGATCAATGGGGTGGAAATTTCAACCCAGTGGGAAAACCACGAAATACATATCGTCGGGCTGGGCATGGATATTCAGCACCCGGCGCTGCTTCAGCTTTTGGCCGAACAGGCCGAGCGCCGTCGGCAGCGCGCCCAGGCGATCGGCGAACGGCTGGCAAAAGCGCGCATTCCCGGGGCTTATGAAGGCGCACAGACGCTGGCGGGCAGCGGCGCGGTAACGCGCGGGCACTTTGCGCGCTACCTGGTGCAGTTTGGCGTGGCGGATAATCTGGCGCAGGTTTTCAAGAAATACCTGGCAAAAGGCAAAACCGGCTATGTTCCGCCGCAGTGGTGTACAATAGAACAAGCTATTGATGTGATTCATCAATCCGGCGGCCAGGCGGTCATGGCGCACCCTGGGCGTTACGATTTGTCGGCAAAATGGTTAAAGCGCCTGCTGGCGTATTTCGCCATGCAGGGCGGTGACGCGATGGAAGTGGCCCAATGCCAGCAGGCGCCGCATGAGCGCAGTCAACTGGCCGCCTACGCGCGGGATTACCAGTTATTGGCTTCCCAGGGGTCTGACTTTCACCAGCCCTGCGCCTGGATCGAACTGGGCCGTAAACTGTGGCTGCCCGGCGGCGTTGAGCCGGTGTGGCGCGATTGGTCGGCGCCAGGCGCCAACAACACAGAACAGATTTAA
- a CDS encoding anthranilate synthase component 1, with the protein MINTKPQLKLLTAQAVYRGDPTSLFNQLCGARPATLLLESAEINSKEDLKSLLVVDSALRITALERTVTIQALTANGAALLPLLDNALPAEVAVQAQPNGRVLTFPVIDSVQDEDARLRSLSVFDALRTLLALVETPVDERDAMLLGGLFAYDLVAGFEDLPALRHDQRCPDFCFYLAETLLVLDHQHRTTRLQASLFTADAGEEQRLQQRLEQLQAQIKQTPLPIPQQQIEDMQLSCNQSDEEYGTVVSTLQQAIRHGEIFQVVPSRRFSLPCPAPLAAYKTLKENNPSPYMFFMQDNEFTLFGASPESALKYDGNNRQIEIYPIAGTRPRGRRADGSLDLDLDSRIELEMRTDHKELAEHLMLVDLARNDLARICQAGSRYVADLTKVDRYSFVMHLVSRVVGTLREDLDVLHAYQACMNMGTLSGAPKVRAMQLIAASEGSCRGSYGGAVGYFTAHGDLDTCIVIRSAYVEDGIATVQAGAGVVLDSVPQAEADETRNKARAVLRAIASAHQAKEVF; encoded by the coding sequence ATGATAAACACCAAACCACAGCTGAAACTGCTCACGGCGCAAGCCGTCTACCGTGGGGATCCCACCAGTCTGTTCAACCAACTGTGCGGCGCGCGCCCGGCGACCTTGCTGCTGGAATCGGCCGAGATCAACAGCAAAGAAGATTTAAAAAGCCTGCTGGTGGTTGACAGTGCGCTGCGCATCACGGCGCTGGAACGCACGGTGACCATCCAAGCGCTGACCGCCAACGGCGCGGCCTTATTGCCGCTGCTGGACAACGCATTACCGGCGGAAGTGGCGGTTCAAGCGCAGCCCAATGGCCGCGTGCTGACGTTCCCGGTCATTGATAGCGTGCAGGACGAAGACGCGCGCCTGCGTTCGTTATCGGTATTCGATGCGCTGCGCACCCTGCTGGCGCTGGTCGAAACGCCGGTCGATGAGCGTGACGCCATGCTGCTCGGCGGGCTGTTCGCCTACGATCTGGTGGCGGGGTTCGAAGATCTGCCGGCGCTGCGCCACGATCAGCGCTGCCCGGATTTTTGCTTCTATCTGGCGGAAACCTTGCTGGTGCTGGATCACCAGCACCGCACTACCCGCCTGCAGGCCAGCCTGTTCACCGCCGACGCCGGCGAAGAACAGCGCTTGCAGCAACGCCTGGAGCAGTTGCAGGCGCAAATCAAGCAAACGCCGTTGCCGATCCCCCAGCAGCAGATTGAAGACATGCAGCTCAGTTGCAACCAGAGTGATGAGGAATACGGCACCGTCGTCAGCACCCTGCAACAGGCTATTCGTCACGGTGAAATTTTCCAGGTCGTGCCATCCCGCCGTTTCTCACTGCCGTGCCCGGCACCGCTGGCAGCGTATAAAACGCTGAAGGAAAACAACCCCAGCCCCTATATGTTCTTTATGCAGGATAACGAATTCACGCTGTTCGGCGCGTCACCAGAAAGCGCGCTGAAATACGATGGCAACAACCGCCAGATTGAAATCTACCCGATCGCCGGCACTCGCCCACGCGGCCGCCGCGCCGACGGCTCGCTGGATCTGGATCTCGATAGCCGCATCGAACTGGAAATGCGCACCGATCATAAAGAACTGGCCGAGCACCTGATGCTGGTGGATCTGGCGCGCAATGATCTGGCGCGCATCTGCCAGGCCGGCAGCCGTTACGTCGCCGATTTGACCAAAGTCGACCGTTACTCTTTTGTTATGCACCTGGTCTCGCGCGTGGTCGGTACCCTGCGTGAAGATCTGGACGTGCTGCACGCCTACCAGGCCTGTATGAATATGGGCACGCTCAGCGGCGCACCGAAAGTGCGCGCCATGCAGCTTATCGCCGCGTCTGAAGGCTCCTGCCGCGGCAGCTACGGCGGTGCCGTCGGCTATTTCACCGCGCATGGCGATCTGGATACCTGTATTGTCATCCGCTCGGCGTATGTTGAAGACGGGATCGCGACCGTACAGGCCGGCGCCGGTGTGGTACTGGATTCCGTTCCGCAAGCGGAAGCGGATGAAACAAGAAACAAGGCACGTGCCGTGCTGCGTGCCATCGCCAGCGCGCATCAGGCCAAGGAGGTGTTCTGA